From Rhodococcus sp. B7740, one genomic window encodes:
- a CDS encoding sedoheptulose 7-phosphate cyclase, whose product MRSAASFKLGLSHSADTDSAWKVEAVKQVEYHVIAARNLFETENAQLLKGCSAAPLTRGDRRLVVIDSNVDRIHGDRIRRYFEHHGVAASFVPMRADETVKEWSSVIRVVDAMNGFGIDRRREPVIAVGGGVLLDVVGFAASVYRRGTPYIRIPTTLIGLVDAGVGVKTGVNYGMGKNRLGTYAPAIATYVDRSFLRTLDDRHLSNGLAEILKMALIKSVDLFELLETYGQCLIADNFQGTSSELDTAATQVIAESIHLMLEELQPNLWESCLERCVDYGHTFSPTLEMEALPALLHGEAVSIDMALTSALGFLRGSLSREDLDRILTVMKRLGLPVWNDVLSTAGVLDAALADTVRHRDGRQRLPLPVGIGGHHFANDVTNEEIASALTLLARKNTGLANGEVSVTKVAS is encoded by the coding sequence ATGCGTAGTGCCGCTTCATTCAAACTCGGACTCAGTCACAGCGCAGACACCGACTCGGCGTGGAAGGTCGAGGCGGTGAAGCAGGTCGAGTACCACGTCATCGCCGCACGGAACCTGTTCGAGACGGAAAACGCCCAGCTGTTGAAAGGCTGCAGCGCAGCACCGCTGACCCGGGGAGACAGACGCCTCGTCGTGATCGACTCCAATGTCGATCGCATCCACGGCGACCGCATCAGGAGATACTTCGAGCACCACGGGGTGGCCGCATCGTTCGTGCCGATGCGCGCCGACGAAACGGTGAAGGAATGGAGCTCGGTCATCCGCGTCGTCGACGCGATGAACGGATTCGGTATCGACCGACGACGCGAGCCGGTCATCGCCGTCGGCGGTGGCGTGCTGCTCGACGTCGTCGGATTCGCCGCGAGTGTCTATCGGCGCGGCACTCCGTACATCAGAATTCCCACCACCTTGATCGGTCTCGTCGACGCCGGAGTGGGCGTCAAGACGGGTGTCAACTACGGCATGGGCAAGAACCGCCTCGGAACGTACGCCCCCGCCATCGCCACCTACGTGGACCGCTCATTCCTGCGCACCCTCGACGACCGACACCTGTCCAACGGTCTCGCCGAGATCCTGAAGATGGCGTTGATCAAGTCGGTCGACCTGTTCGAGCTGCTCGAAACCTACGGTCAATGCCTGATCGCCGACAATTTTCAAGGTACGTCCAGCGAACTCGACACTGCTGCAACGCAGGTCATTGCCGAATCGATCCACCTCATGCTCGAGGAGCTTCAACCCAACCTGTGGGAGTCCTGCCTCGAACGATGCGTGGACTACGGCCACACGTTCTCGCCCACACTCGAGATGGAGGCTCTGCCCGCTCTGCTGCACGGCGAGGCCGTCAGCATCGACATGGCGCTCACCTCAGCGCTGGGTTTCCTGCGCGGAAGCCTCAGCAGAGAGGATCTGGACCGAATTCTCACGGTGATGAAACGGCTCGGCCTCCCCGTCTGGAACGACGTGTTGTCCACCGCAGGCGTGCTCGACGCCGCACTCGCAGACACCGTCCGCCATCGAGACGGACGTCAGCGACTGCCGCTGCCCGTCGGTATCGGCGGACACCATTTCGCCAACGATGTGACCAACGAGGAGATCGCGTCCGCGCTGACTCTTCTCGCGCGCAAGAACACCGGGCTGGCCAACGGTGAAGTCTCGGTGACGAAGGTCGCGTCATGA
- a CDS encoding TetR/AcrR family transcriptional regulator translates to MAGVRGQGRKFDVDSALDKAMFAFWEHGYEGTSVSMLTGAMGINPPSLYSAFGGKEGLFFAAVDRYLATRGDFMARAFAEEPQAAKLISRLLYDAAVHYTDDSCPGGCLIISSAVGVTDANKGIADRLRDMRNANVALLSERISENIADGILPPSWEPVDIAELIGVIIQGMSQRARDGATRGQLERVADRTLASLGPTDA, encoded by the coding sequence ATGGCCGGCGTGCGAGGGCAGGGGCGCAAGTTCGATGTCGACTCTGCGCTGGACAAGGCGATGTTCGCCTTCTGGGAGCACGGGTACGAGGGCACCTCGGTGTCGATGCTGACCGGTGCCATGGGCATCAACCCGCCCAGTCTCTACAGTGCATTCGGCGGCAAGGAGGGGCTGTTCTTCGCAGCGGTGGACCGCTACCTCGCTACGCGCGGGGACTTCATGGCCCGGGCGTTCGCCGAGGAGCCGCAGGCCGCCAAGCTCATCTCACGGCTGCTGTACGACGCGGCTGTGCACTACACCGACGATTCGTGTCCGGGGGGCTGTCTGATCATCAGCTCGGCCGTCGGCGTCACCGACGCCAACAAAGGGATAGCAGATCGGTTGCGGGACATGCGCAATGCCAACGTCGCGCTGCTGTCGGAGCGCATTTCGGAGAACATCGCCGACGGCATCCTGCCCCCGTCATGGGAGCCCGTCGACATAGCGGAATTGATCGGTGTGATCATTCAGGGCATGTCCCAGCGCGCCCGGGACGGCGCAACGCGGGGTCAACTCGAACGAGTGGCCGACAGAACCTTGGCGTCGCTGGGCCCGACCGACGCCTGA
- a CDS encoding aspartate aminotransferase family protein, whose product MTTLDRVGALSVNGFDASSTVGLSTRTLDLVERRRRVLGPAYHLMYESPLELVRGEGAYVYDADGTRYLDMYNNVASVGHCHPRVVDAVTRQMSRINTHTRYLHEAVIGYAEDLVGTFPENLSTAMFTCTGSEANDLALRIARHATGRQGIIVTESAYHGGTVDVAACSPSMGPASVRDAEWVRTVPAPDAYRVDGDPGTWFAEKVQAQIDDLVCSGVGFAALMVDSIFASDGILPEPTPFLKPAADVVHAAGGLLIADEVQPGFGRLGASMWGFERHGLLPDIVTMGKPMGNGMPIAGLVMQSSLAESFGRDLRYFNTFGGNPVTVAAAQAVLDVIRDEELVANSASMGSRMLTGLRGLAPGIDSIGDIRGAGLFVGVEFIGPVGEPDPAEALRVVNAMKERGVLISATGLYGNTLKIRPPLTIESGDVDLFLDMFAAVVA is encoded by the coding sequence GTGACCACTCTCGATCGCGTCGGAGCCCTGAGCGTCAACGGATTCGATGCATCCTCGACCGTGGGACTCAGCACTCGCACGCTCGATCTGGTCGAACGCCGGAGGCGCGTCCTCGGGCCCGCCTACCACCTGATGTACGAGTCTCCGCTCGAGCTGGTCCGCGGAGAGGGTGCGTACGTCTACGACGCCGACGGCACTCGATACCTCGACATGTACAACAACGTCGCCAGCGTGGGGCATTGCCATCCCCGGGTTGTCGACGCCGTCACCCGGCAGATGTCGAGGATCAACACGCACACGCGGTACCTGCACGAGGCCGTGATCGGCTACGCAGAAGATCTGGTCGGCACTTTCCCGGAAAACCTGAGCACGGCGATGTTCACGTGTACCGGGTCCGAGGCGAACGACCTCGCTCTCCGGATCGCACGGCACGCGACCGGCCGTCAGGGCATCATCGTCACCGAAAGCGCATATCACGGTGGAACCGTAGATGTGGCGGCGTGTTCGCCGTCGATGGGTCCGGCGTCCGTCCGCGACGCGGAGTGGGTGCGGACGGTTCCGGCACCGGATGCGTACCGGGTGGACGGCGATCCGGGCACGTGGTTCGCCGAGAAGGTGCAGGCACAGATCGACGACTTGGTCTGCAGTGGTGTCGGTTTCGCTGCGCTGATGGTCGATTCGATCTTCGCCTCCGACGGGATCTTGCCGGAGCCGACACCGTTCCTGAAGCCTGCAGCGGACGTCGTTCACGCCGCAGGTGGGCTGTTGATCGCCGACGAGGTGCAGCCGGGATTCGGCCGCCTTGGCGCCTCGATGTGGGGCTTCGAGCGGCACGGCTTGCTGCCCGACATCGTGACGATGGGCAAACCGATGGGTAACGGGATGCCCATTGCCGGACTGGTCATGCAGAGTTCGTTGGCCGAGTCGTTCGGACGAGACCTGCGCTACTTCAACACCTTCGGTGGCAATCCGGTGACCGTTGCTGCGGCGCAAGCAGTTCTCGACGTGATCCGCGACGAGGAATTGGTCGCCAACTCCGCCTCGATGGGTTCGCGCATGCTGACGGGCCTGCGAGGACTTGCCCCTGGTATCGATTCCATCGGTGACATCCGTGGTGCGGGGTTGTTCGTCGGAGTCGAATTCATCGGCCCGGTAGGTGAACCGGATCCGGCCGAGGCATTGCGCGTGGTCAACGCGATGAAGGAACGCGGGGTGTTGATCTCGGCCACCGGCTTGTACGGAAACACATTGAAGATCAGACCGCCGTTGACCATCGAGTCAGGAGACGTCGACCTGTTCCTGGACATGTTTGCGGCGGTCGTGGCCTGA